Within Candidatus Goldiibacteriota bacterium HGW-Goldbacteria-1, the genomic segment GGCGGCCAGATGGCGCCGACATCCCTGCTTGGCCAGGTGACCACCACTTCGCCAAAAGGAAGGGACGCGGAGCATTACGGCCATCCTATAAAGATGCTGGAACTTTTAGCGCCGCTTGAAGGTGTAAAGTATCTGGAACGCGTTAAAGTAACAAACGCCGTGTCAGCTATAAAGGCAAAAAAAGCAATAAAGAAAGCTTTTGAAAACCAGATAAACAACGTGGGATTTTCCATGATAGAAGTGCTTGGATGCTGCCCCGCCAACTGGAAGATGGACCCTGTGGAAGCAAACTGCTGGGTTGATGAAAAAATGGCGGAGTTTTATCCGCTTGGCGTCGTTAAAGACGCCGGGTAATTAAAAAAAGCACAAATCATAAGGAGAATAACAATGACAGAAAAAATAATGATAGCCGGAAGCGGCGGACAGGGTGTTTTAACTTTAGGGCTTTTTATTGCAAGGATAGCGGCAATGGAAAAAAAGAACGCGACATGGCTGCCGGCATACGGTGCTGAAAAGCGCGGCGGGTTTTCGCACTGCAGCGTAATCATCAGCGACGGGGAAATTTTCTCGCCAATGGTGGAAAATCCCGACACGCTTATTGTGTTTGACCAGAGGGCGTATGATACTTATAAAACAAGGGCAAAGGCGGATACCGTGGTGATTGAAAATTCCACCCTGGTAACAGATGATAATTCTTCGCCGGGGAAAAAGATAAAAATTCCCGCGCTGGAAATGGCAAATAAGCTTGATCAGGCAAAGGTAATGAATGTTATTGTGGCGGGCGCTTACGTTGCAGGCAAGAAAATGCTTGGGGCAGACAATGCCATGCAGACAATAAAAGCTTCGCTTGGAAAAAAAGAAGCAGAGATAATGGAAAAAAACATACAGGCCTTTAAGGCGGGGATGGAATTTGCAGAAAAAAATTAAGAAAGCTTTAACTAAAATAGCGGGCCGAAAAAAGACTGTGGTAAGAAAAGCCGTGCTTGAAGACGCGGTTTTTATACACGCGGCCATACAAAAATATGCCGCCGCGGCTGACCTTCTTATTAAACCGCTTGCGGACATATACTCGCAGATAAGGGAGTATTTTATCTGCGAAATAAACGGCAAACCTGCGGGGATAATTGCCCTGCATATTTACTGGTCAGACATGGCGGAAATAAGGTCGTTTGTTGTGGAAAAAGAAAACCGCATGGCGGGAGCCGGCAGCATGCTTTTAAAGGCTGCAATGGCTGAAGCAAAAAAAATGGGAATAACAAAAGTTTTCGCGCTTACAAAAATACCGGATTATTTCAGGAAACACGGATTTAAGGACGAGCAAAAAGCCGCGCTTCCGCAGAAAATATGGAAAGACTGTTTAAACTGCCCTAAGTTTCCAAACTGCGATGAATCCGCTGTATTATACGATTTTAACGGGGAAAAAGGTTGAAAGACAAAAAAAAGGAACTGTCGGTAAATTTTGAAATAGTCATCAGAGAAGAAGAAGGAAGGTTCATAGGCGAATGCCGGGAACTGCCCGGCCTTGTGGCAGGCGGCGCCAATTCCGGCGAAGTCATCAGGAACCTGAAAGCGGCTATTCCGCTTTATCTGCGTTATGTGCCCAAAGAATCTTTTATTCCTGTTTATGAAAATGAGATTATTCCCATAATATATGATTTTGAGGAATTTAACGGCCATCTTTACGCCGCCACTAATAAAGACACAGTAATTCGCACTTCTACCGGCGATACAGGTTCGTGGGAAAGTATAACTGTTGCCAATATTTATTCGCCGTATTTTAACGGGCCGGTGGGTCAGACAAAAAGTTTTGAAAAAGAAGACCTTGGGGATTATACTCCGCAGGTTTATTGTTTAAAAACATATAATGATTTGGGAACGCCAAAACTTTTCTGCGGCACCAACGCCAGCGGCGGCATTTATGAAAGCCTTGACGGAAAGACGTGGAGCCTCTCTTTTAACAGCCAGGAAGCAAGGATACACTGCATGGAAGTTTTCAAGGGCAAACTTTTTGCCGGCACTTCCACGGAAGGAAAAATATACAGTTATAACGGCACGCACTGGGTGATTTCCATAAACACCACTGAACTTGCCGTTACGGCTTTTGGGATATACAGGGACTACCTTTACGCGGGTACATATCCAAACGGCGTAATTTACAGGACAGCGGACGGCATTAACTGGCAGAAAATTTATGACACAAACCAGTCTTTTGTAAACGGTTTTTATGTCTTTAAAAACAGGCTTTATGCCTCCACATCAAAGGCCACCGGCGGGCTTATCTTTATGACGGAAGACGGCACCAACTGGGTGGAGAATTTCTTCTCTGAAAAAGACGTAAATTTTTACGGCTTTGCCTCTTTTTCAAATAATTTATATGTGGGAAGCGGCGATAACGGAAGGATTTACAAATCCCTGGATGGAAAAAGATGGGAACTGGCGTTTCAGACAGATGAAGAAGACGTACGTTCTCTTAGAATGTTTAACGGGTATCTTTATTTTGGTTCTTCGCCCAAGGGCAGGATTTTTAAGACTACGGTCAGCAATACTCCGCCGCCCCGCGCGCTTGATATCGCCGTTTCTGAAATAACATCGCACAGCGCCGCAATTAACTGGCGGACTGACAGGGAAGCGCAGACTATAATTGAATACGGCATAGATGAAAGTTACGGAAATAATATAATAAACGAAACCATGACGGCAGAGCACAGGATAACGTTAAATAACCTGCGCGCCATGACAAAATACCATTTCAGGATACTTACATATTCGGACATGGGAAGCTTTTCCGGAATCATAGACGATTATACCCTTACCACGGCCGCGGCTGTAACGCCTGTAATTGAATCAGGCTCTCACTCTGCGCAGGAAAAATGGTACAAGAAAAGTGAAGCGGAATTCAAATGGGGGCAGCACCTTGACATAAAACATTACCTTTATATGATAGACCAGGAACCGGATACAATTCCGGAACCGTCACAGTGCTCTGTCACGGTTAATGAATCCGTAAATATGAAAAATCTTGATGACGGCGTGTGGTATCTGCATTTAAGGATAGAAGATAAAGCCGGAAACATAAGCAGTACGGCGTCGCACTTCTGCGTAAAAATAGACACGCAGGCGCTGCCGCCGGTTATATCCTCCCCGACGCACGAAAAAAGCGATGTCTGGTACTCCAACAACACTCCGGTTTTTACATGGGAAAAACCGCAGGATCTGTCGGGTATTGAAGGGTATTACTACATAATTGACGACCTTCCGGGAACTGTGCCCGGCGATAAAAACGGCACCTTTACAATGGCAACGACGGTTAAGTCACAGCCCATAGAAGACGGTGTAAAATATATTCACGTGGTTTCCAAAGATGCCGCGGGCAATGTGGGCACAAAGGCGGCTCATTATAAATTCTGCGTTGATACCACGGCATTAATACCGGCCTTATCATCACGCACGCATCCCGACGAAGAGTCGTGGTACAACAAATCAAAGGTTGAACTTCATATAGCAAGGCCGCAGGATTTATCCGGTATTGAAGGTTTCTATTATACGGTGGACCAGAAGCCGGATACAAAACCGTCAGACACCGACTGGGTATATACAAAAGCCAGCGACATAGAACTGCCGGCAAAAACTGACGGCACGTGGTATGTTCATTTACGGTCAAAAGATTTTGCGGGAAATATTTCCGCGGAGACCGCGCACTTTAAATTTAAGATAGACACTCAGGCGCTTCCTCCAAACATTTCTTCGGTGACACACCCTGATTCGCATAAATGGTATAACCTTAAAAAAGCTCAGTTTAAAATTATGCCGCCGGAAGATTTGTCCGGCATTGAAGGGTATTATTATCTGATTGATACAAAAGAAAAAAATACGCCGGATGCGACAGCCGCGTGGACGGACAAAGATACTATTTTCTCATCCGATTTAAAAGACGGAGAATGGTATCTGCACGTAACGGCGCGCGACAAGGCGGGTAATTCCGGGCAGATGGCGTCGCACTACCGCATAAATATTGACACCGCGGCAAAGCCGCCGGCGGTTTATTCAAGGACGCACCCGGACCAGGAGCAGTGGTATAACAATTCCATACCGGAGCTTCACTGGGACACGCCTGAAGACCTGTCCGGCATAGAAGGATATTTTTACACCGTTGATAAGAAACATAACACAGTGCCGGTAAAGGAAAACTGCGAATGGACCACCGCAAATCAGGTTACCATTCAGCCCCCGGAAGACGGGATATGGTATTTTCACATTATTTCAAAGGACAATGCCGGCAACACAGGCTGGGAAGCGTTTCATTATAAGCTGAAGATTGACACTAAGGTGGAACAGCCAAGGATAAGTTCTTCCACCCACCCTGATGAAAGCAAGTGGTATAATTCGGGAAAGGTAAAAATAAGCTGGACAGTCCCGCAGGACCTTTCAAAGATAAAGGCGTTTTATTATCTGTTCTCCAAAGAAAGGCACCTTAAGATATCGCCGGAGCACGCTGTAAAGACGGATATGCGTGAAGCGGAATTAAATGTGGAAGATGAAGGCACGTATTATTTTCACATAGTGGGCGAGGACAATGCCGGCAATATAGGCGAAGATCCGGCGGTCTTTACGGTGAAAATTGACCTTGTGGCGGAACCGCCGAAGATAATTTCCACAACGCACGTAAACCCTGAAAAATATTATTCCAATATAAGCCCGGTGTTTGCTGTTGAAAAAATAAACGACATGTCGGGTGTTGACGGCTACTACTATATTATAGACAGAAATCCTGATACTGTGCCTGACCGCAAGAATTCCAGGTTTGTACAGGACGGCACCATTAAAGTTCCGGACAGGCTGGAAGACGGCGAATGGTATTTTCATATCCTTACAAAAGACGCGTCCGGCAATATAGGTACGGAAGCCACGCATTTAAGATTCATGATAGAAATAACGCCTCCCGAAGTAACCATCGCGGAGCTGCCGGAATTTATTAATGCGGAAAAATTTGACGTATCATGGGACGCCCAGGATAAAGAGTCGGGAGTGGCGTGTTTTGACGTGGAATTCAGGGAAGGCGAAAAAGGAAAGTGGAAGCCTTGGCTTAATGACACAAAGGATAAACAGGCAAAGTTTTCAGGAAGCGACGGCATAAGGTATCACTTCAGGGTAAGGGCAAAGGACAATGCCGGCAACTGGTCGCAGTTTATGGAACCGGAAAAAGCCAGCGTAACTGTTGACATAACTCCGCCTACGCCTGTGACACAGCTGGTTGCCAAGCCGCAAAAAGGCGGCGAGATACACCTTGAATGGAACAAGTGTTCGGATTCTGTCAGCGGCCTTGCATATTACAGAATTTACAGATCTTCTGTTTCCGGCCATGCCGGCATGCAGATAAATGACGACGGCGAAACAATTGACACTAAGTTTATTGACGCGTCCAAAGATATAGAAGACGGCATAATTTACTATTACACGGTAAGGCCGGTGGACAAAATAGGAAATGAACGCGAAAGCGGAAACAAGCAGGTGCTTGCCATCTGTGACCGCGCCGCAATGCCGCCGGTGGTGCGCTCCCTTACGCACCCGATGCAGGGCGACTGGTATAATGTAAAAAATATAAAACTTACATGGGATACGCCGCAGGATGCCACAAGAATAACAGGTTACTATTATATATTTGACCAGACAGGCACCACCCTGCCGGGTGAAAAGAACGGCACCTGGTTTACCGACAACGAAATTGATTTTAACAACGTATCTGACGGAACATGGTATTTTCACATTGTATCAAAGGATGAAGCGGGAAATATTTCAGAAGAAGCTTCGCATTACACCATAAACGTGGATACTACAAAACCAAAACCGCCTGTGGTCACTTCAATTACACATCCGGATTTTAACGGCTGGTACAACGGCAATTCGCCTTCGTTCAGCTGGACGGTTCCCCCTGACCAGGCTGGAATTGACGGTTATTATTATGTGTTTAACCAGATTAAAAACACGACGCCGCAGCCTTCCACTTCTTCGTGGACAAAAGGCACAATGGCTTCATTTGTGGATGTTCCCGACGGCGTATGGTACCTGCACGTGACTGCCAAGGACACCGCGGGAAATATTTCGGAAGAGGCTTCGCATTTTCAGGTAAATGTGGCAATGACGCCGCCGCCGCCGGCTGTTTTTTCTTCCACTCATCCGGAACAGGATAAATGGTACAGGGACAAATCGGTAAAACTGCAGTGGAAAGCCGCGCAGTACGTAAACAGCATAGTGGGTTATTATTATGTCCTTGATAACACAGAAAACACAATTCCCACACCTAAGAACAATAAAACCATGGACACGCATATAGCATATCCGGAGCTGTCTGACGGCGTATGGTATTTCCACATGCTGTCAATTGATAAAGAAGGCGTGACGGGAAAGACTGCGTATCACTTTAAAATTAAGATTAAAACCAAGGTAAAGTTAAAGGGTGTGGTCACGCATTCCAACGGTATTATGCCGCTTGCGGGTGCTACTGTAGAGGTCATGAAAGAAGACGGCGCTACCATGGGCATAGGCATTTCTGATAAGGAAGGGAATTTTGAAGTGGATAACCTTAGCGTTGGAAAGGTAAAGGTGAAAGTGCTTACTAAGAACCTTCCTCCGCAGATGATATATGACGTGGAGCTTAATCAGGACGAGCCGGAGAAAATATTAAATATCTCCACGGAAATTTTCGCGTTCTATGAGGAAACTACGGGAAAAATGACTTTCAGTTACTACATCCCTGAAGACGGGGCTGTGACTATAAAGGTTTATAATGAAGCCGGTAAAATTTTAAGCACGCTTGAAGAAAATAAAAAAGGCAAAATATATAATTCCACAGTCTGGGATACGGCCGGTAATGAAGACGGCATCTACCTTTATCAGATATCGGCAAAAGGCAGTGAAAGCGGAAAGATAACCAGGTACGGCATAAGGAAGATAAAAAAAGGCAAATGAAAGAGAGGTACTTATGGCAAAAAAGTGCAAATCCTGCGGGACGGACAACAGGGATGAAGCAAAGTTCTGCGCTTCATGCGGGTCGCCTGTAGCTGCAAATAAAATTAAACCGGTAAAAAAACCTGTATCGCCGGCAGCTATAAAATTCCGTATTATTCTGGCGGTTTCGCTGGTGCTTGTTGCTGCTGCCATGGTTACGGTTATGTCCAAAGTTAAAGAGGCCGCTCAGTTAAAAACGGTGGAAACCACAAAAGCGCAGT encodes:
- a CDS encoding 2-oxoacid:ferredoxin oxidoreductase subunit gamma — encoded protein: MTEKIMIAGSGGQGVLTLGLFIARIAAMEKKNATWLPAYGAEKRGGFSHCSVIISDGEIFSPMVENPDTLIVFDQRAYDTYKTRAKADTVVIENSTLVTDDNSSPGKKIKIPALEMANKLDQAKVMNVIVAGAYVAGKKMLGADNAMQTIKASLGKKEAEIMEKNIQAFKAGMEFAEKN
- a CDS encoding GNAT family N-acetyltransferase; translated protein: MVRKAVLEDAVFIHAAIQKYAAAADLLIKPLADIYSQIREYFICEINGKPAGIIALHIYWSDMAEIRSFVVEKENRMAGAGSMLLKAAMAEAKKMGITKVFALTKIPDYFRKHGFKDEQKAALPQKIWKDCLNCPKFPNCDESAVLYDFNGEKG